In the genome of Pristis pectinata isolate sPriPec2 chromosome 10, sPriPec2.1.pri, whole genome shotgun sequence, one region contains:
- the coq3 gene encoding ubiquinone biosynthesis O-methyltransferase, mitochondrial, with translation MALRRALLQLLLAPGGGSCSRATFWNPAAVRPPAATSPGALGQRGRPGGKGCSDARSTDTSRMYSTSKTTVEPGEMKKFQALSQKWWDRNGEFAALHALNDLRVPFIRDTLLMCSEKTHLGYPLHGFRILDVGCGGGLLSEPLGRLGAVVVGIDPLEDNIRTAKLHQSFDPVLKGQVEYTACTLEEMATEATSMFDAVVASEVVEHINDLGTFIRCAAQVLKPEGSLFITTINKTFLSYAMAIVAAEYVLRIVPSGTHEWEKFISPEELEKFLASSGFTVEAVNGMLFNPLFGSWNWISNYSVNYALHAVKTKVPEQSDFVSERSNGRGNGSHQSESSGCSADKL, from the exons ATGGCACTGCGCAGGGCGCTGCTGCAGCTGCTGCTGGCGCCGGGAGGCGGCTCGTGCTCCAGGGCAACATTCTGGAACCCGGCGGCAGTACGGCCGCCGGCAGCCACGAGCCCCGGGGCGCTCGGGCAGCGGGGGCGCCCGGGAGGCAAAGGCTGCAGCGATGCACGGAGCACGGACACCAGTCG GATGTATAGCACATCAAAAACAACTGTGGAACCTGGCGAAATGAAGAAGTTTCAGGCCTTGTCTCAAAAATGGTGGGATAGAAATGGAGAATTTGCAGCTCTACATGCTCTGAATGATCTTCGTGTTCCTTTTATCCG AGATACATTGTTGATGTGCAGTGAAAAAACACATTTAGGATATCCCCTTCATGGTTTCCGGATTTTAGACGTTGGTTGTGGAGGAGGACTATTAAGTGAG CCACTAGGTCGTCTTGGAGCAGTGGTTGTTGGAATTGATCCTTTGGAAGATAATATCAGAACAGCAAAGCTGCACCAATCGTTTGATCCAGTACTGAAGGGGCAAGTAGAGTACACTGCCTGCACTCTGGAGGAAATGGCAACGGAGGCAACAAGCATGTTTGATGCTGTTGTAGCTTCGGAAGTTGTAGAACATATTAATGACCTAGGAACATTTATTAGATGTGCTGCACAAGTGTTAAAG CCTGAAGGATCACTCTTTATAACAACAATTAACAAGACGTTCCTGTCCTATGCAATGGCAATCGTAGCGGCCGAGTATGTATTAAGAATTGTACCAAGTGGGACGCATGAATGGGAAAAGTTCATCAGCCCTGAAGAGTTGGAGAAATTTCTAGCATCCA GTGGATTCACAGTAGAAGCTGTCAATGGAATGCTGTTTAATCCCCTATTTGGTTCCTGGAATTGGATTAGTAACTATAGTGTAAATTATGCACTACATGCAGTAAAAACCAAAGTACCAGAGCAATCAGATTTTGTCTCAGAAAGAAGTAACGGCAGAGGTAATGGTTCCCACCAATCAGAATCCAGTGGATGCTCCGCAGACAAATTATAG